The window GTTTCAATGTCAATTCGTTCAGCAAGCAGGCGGCGAATGCCCATCCGGATAAGCCAATCCGGCAAGAGATTTTTTTCCAATAATGAATCAATCCAGTTCATGCCGTTTTGCGAAACCAGGGAACAAAAGCACTTGTCGTTCGCTGGTATTCGCGATACTCCTCTCCTTTGGTTCGGACCGCCTGCACTTCAGTCATTGGAATGCCAGTCACGCGGAACAAAAAGTAAAACATCATCGCTGGACAATAGAGCGAGACCCAACCCCAGGGTGACCCCAGCGCAAATACAAAATACGCCACCCAGACCAGCCATTCAAAAAAGTAATTTGGATGCCGTGAGTAATACCACAATCCCACCTGACAGACACGGCCCTTGTTGACTGGATTGGCTTTAAATCGGGCAAGTTGCTGATCAGCCAGGCTTTCTCCGATCAGTCCAGTTGCCCATAGGGCAAGCCCAGCCCACTCAAAGAACCCGAGGTCTGGGCGGTGATTGATAACCGCCAGCAAGAACGGGGCGGACAAAACCACGAGCAGGATTGCCTGAAACTGAAAGAACCAGAACATTTTCCGGTTGGTGTTGGCACCCCATTCCTCACGCAACATTTGATAGCGACCATCTTCGACCGGATGATGACCCATCACTCGAATATACAAATAGGTTCCAAGCCGGAGACTCCACAAGGTTACCATCCCGGCAATCAACCCTTTGCGGGTCCACGTTCCGCTTCCAACCATCAA of the Acidobacteriota bacterium genome contains:
- a CDS encoding DUF1295 domain-containing protein, with the protein product MLSEILLLTGIALAVASVMMVIIWLIALKINNFGIVDIAWSYGFSLIVLAFLMVGSGTWTRKGLIAGMVTLWSLRLGTYLYIRVMGHHPVEDGRYQMLREEWGANTNRKMFWFFQFQAILLVVLSAPFLLAVINHRPDLGFFEWAGLALWATGLIGESLADQQLARFKANPVNKGRVCQVGLWYYSRHPNYFFEWLVWVAYFVFALGSPWGWVSLYCPAMMFYFLFRVTGIPMTEVQAVRTKGEEYREYQRTTSAFVPWFRKTA